In the genome of Sardina pilchardus chromosome 14, fSarPil1.1, whole genome shotgun sequence, the window TTGGTAggctgaggctgtgtgtgtgagtgggcaaTGAGCATGGGCAAAACATTGCGGAAGCTGCGACGGAGGCGGCCGAAAAGCGCTCGACCTGGAGTTCGTGTCGAAGACTCGAGTGCAAGCTGGCCTTTTCCGTGCTATTATCTTCATTCGCGGATGAGGAAATTTAGCCATACGATGTCGTTGCGTGACAAAATGAGCTAGTTTGTGAGAGTCACTCCAGTTACTGCAGCGGGAGAACGCTTACATAATAAGCTACTGTATCCCCCATCGCTCGTCTGCCGGGAAAATGAAGTGCAACCCCAGCTTGCTTCAGGTGCAAGCTGCATCCAATGGGAACCTCTTCGTCTTTTCAGTCTACAACGCTGGCCACCCCGATGCATCCCTTCACTTCGTTACGGTAGGACCTGATTTATAGATATGTATCATTTTCTGTTTAATTCAACCAGTGTTTCAAATTATTACGGCAATTTCGCTTATAGTTACATTGTAACAAAGTGGTCACGTAGGGTGTTACATAAGTTTGTGTGTAGTCATACATTATGAGCAGCGTCCAGAGTGTTTTTGCTGTGTTCAACTGAACCTTGTActaaaggaagtgtgtgtatgcgagtgtaTGTGCTACATTGGCCTGACACTATTTGTCATTATGCTACCTGCTACTGagctaaacatacacacacacacacacacacacacacacacacacacacacacacacacacacacacacacacacacacacacacacacacgcacgcacgcacgaacacacacagaaagagagagcacgcacgcacgaacgcacacagaaagagagagagagagagagagagagagagaattcacaGCACTGAGATAATAATACCATAAATTCATAAGGGATCACTGGTGTAGCCTATCTGCCACAGACACTGTAGATACATGTCAACACTAAGACAGACTGTCAGGTGTTTTGTAAACATGAAGCTATTTCCTCTCCAGCTCCCAGTTTACCACTTCTGACATGGACTATGAGAGACCAAACGTTGAGACCATCAAATGTGTAGTGGTCGGAGACAATGCGGTGGGGAAAACCCGGCTGATATGTGCCCGGGCCTGCAATGCCACTCTGACACAGTACCAGCTGCTGGCCACGCATGTGCCTACTGTGTGGGCTATTGACCAGTACCGAGTGTGTCAGGAGGTGAGACTGCCACAGCCACCATGTAATACACTGTCATGGAGATTATTGATTTTATTGATTGATATGATTGTTTGACTTATGACTTTTTGCATgaacatcatctctctctctctctctctttttctgtctctctcattctgcagGTTTTGGAACGTTCTAGAGATGTGGTGGATGATGTCAGTGTGTCTCTGCGTCTGTGGGACACCTTTGGAGACCACCACAAAGACCGTCGCTTTGCGTATGGAAGGTACAGAGGAAATGACTGGCTGGTTGCCCTGAAACAAACCTCTGAAGTACCTTAAAAACGTAACACTGAGAGATGCACACTGCACCTAGACAAATCTAATAGATCTTGATTGATTTAATCTATAGATCTGTGTACAGAAGGGTCCAAAGTAAATCACACTACACCATCATATTTtgaagttggaaatgaggtcgtccaaaattccgaactgtTCCTTTAATACTGAAATGTGTTAACAGAATAAATCAGaaataaaaaatcttttcatgtttgttgtttCATTCTTAGGTATCAACGATATTGACTCTGTTAATATCGTTGATACAGTTGAATCAGTTGAATGACACTGTCAGTTTCACTCAAGAATAAAAGAACACTAATGGAGTTTTTAAACACTTGTGGCTCACAATTGCTATGAACTAAAGTGATTTGCTCTTTACTTCCCGTCACTCCAGGTCAGATGTGGTGGTCCTTTGCTTCTCCACTGCAAACCCAAACTCTCTTTTTCACGTCAAAACAATGTGGTACCCAGAGATCAAGCACTTCTGCCCGCGCGCTCCTGTTATTTTGGTAGGATGCCAGCTGGACTTGCGATACGCAGATCTGGAGGCAGTCAACAGGGCTCGTCGCCCTCTTGCCAGGTGAGATTTTTTATTcctttttgttattttattgaTAACAAAATCATAATATTTAACAACATATTGCTCATATTTATGTGTGACTCTCATCACTGAATGAATCAGTGTTCTTCAAATatgtcaatgtcaatatcaatatcaatcaAAATTTAATGTCCACCATGGTAAGGTCCACCATGTCATTGTTTATCACATACTGATATCAATGTATCACCATTTATGTCTGTTATAgaccaatcaaatcaaatgagaTCCTTGCCCCAGAAAAAGGTCGTGAGGTGGCTAAAGAGTTGGGGGTGCCGTACTACGAGACCAGCGTGGTGGCCCAGTTCGGTGTGAAGGACGTGTTCGACAACGCCATCCGCGCGGCCCTTATCTCACGGCGCCACCTGCAGTTCTGGAAGTCGCACCTGCGCAACGTGCAAAGGCCCCTCCTGCAAGCGCCCTTCCTTCCCCCCAAACCGCCACCGCCCCTCATCACCGTCCCCgcgcccccctccaccccggACGAGCACCCGGGCCGCCTGCTGGAGGACCCGCTGTGCGCCGACGTGGTGCTGGTCCTGCAGGAGCACCAGCGCATCTTCGCCCACAAGGTCTACCTGGCCACGGCCTCGTCCAAGTTCTACGACCTGTTCCTGGCGGACGTGCGGGCCGAGGGCGAGGCGGccggacagcagcagcagcagcagcagcagcagccggccGGGCGGGAGCCCCCGACGCGGGCGGCCAGCTTCGACGCGTgcgagagcggagaggaggcgGGGGGCCGCGTGGGCCTCCGGGCCTGCATCAGCGACGGGACCCTGATCGGGGGGGACGCGGACGGGGACCAGGACGCGGGGCACTCGGGCCGTCTGCCGTCGTCCTGGGGCAGGGCCTTCGTGGGCATCCAGAGGGAGATGGTGGACGACCCCACCACTCACATGACGCGGCCGATGACCGTGGTGTGCATGGACCCGTCGGTGCTGGCCAGCCCGTTCCGAGTGGTTCTGCGCTACCTGTACACGGGCCAGCTGGACGAGCACGAGCGGGACCTCATGCACATCGCGCACATCGCCGAGCTGCTGGAGGTGTTCGACCTGCGCATGATGGTGGCCAACATTCTCAACAACGAGGCTTTCATGAACCAAGAGATCACCAAGGCTTTCCACGTCAGACGGACCAACAGAGTGAAGGAGTGCCTCGCCAAAGGGACCTTTTCAGGTGACTAATGATTCTCATGACATGTAATGCCTTCAATTTAAGATTATCTGCTGTGAAGTTATAACTAAAAAAGTTAATCGATATTAGAATGAAATCAGAATTCCATTtcagatacatactgtatgttaatgaTACATACAGATACATCCACCTgaaaccacatacagtatatagctttGATTAGCACTAAAAGCTCTGGGAGTTGCTGCCCAGACTCTAATGACAGATATGATCTATAGAGAATGCAGAGACATCAAACATCCACTCAGAATGCCATTATTGAAGTATTACCCTAGGATTTAAAACTGAATTAAGGAATTTAATTCTCCTATTAATCCTTCTAATTACATTGTGGATATTTTGAATTACCTTCTAACTGGACATTGGTGATTATTAGTGTCAGTGAAAGTCAAAATGGCTTGCCATAAACACTTGATGTGTGTTCTTTGAGATTTCTGCTTAGTAAACATTGGGCTCAAAAAGCAGAAGGAGGTTGTGCAACATAAACTGGTTTGCTGCCTGACTGCAGCGGCTGTggcattgtttgtttttttcagacGTGGTGTTCAAGCTGGATGATGGTACAGTGCAAGCCCACAAACCACTGCTGATATCCAGCTGTGACTGGATGGCTGCGATGTTTGGGGGTCCTTTTGTGGAGAGTTGCACGAAGGAGGTGGGTGTTGATGAAGGACTTTTaattcaccacacacacgatTCTCATTGGAATGCAGTGCCGGCAGCATCAAACTCCCCAGCAGTGTTGATCATTGCATGATATGCTGGTGGAAATATATTGTGGACATTTCCCCTAAAGAAATGAATGATCTGTCTCTTTTAGCATTATTGGGTACTGCTGGGTTCATTCTGCATGATTTTGTTCTGCTGTTGTTGGTATGGGAGCTCATTTCATAGTAAATCACCAGTACAATGGCTCAAGCAAGCTATGTTGTTATGCAAGCCACATTGAATGCAGTGTGCAATTTGTGGTCTGTCATAAAACGTTGCATGAGTAAATTTTATGAAAGTGTCAGTGGAGCACATGTTGCACGTGAGCGGTAAATGAATGGTACACGCTCTAAGCATGGACACGAGCCATAGCTGGTATGGGAATAGATATCCGATGTCATGCCCACTCAATGCTTTTTTAACACTGCATCATCTGAGATATTCCCATGAGGGCAAAGAAGTGAAATAGTGGCTGAGGGTGGTTGTGCGTCTGGTGCCTGCAGGTGCTCTTCCCCAACACCACGCGCAGCAGCATGCAGGCGGTGCTGGAGTACCTGTACACCGGGCGCTTCTGCTCCAGGCCCGACCTGGACGCCATGGAGCTCATCGTTCTGGCCAACCGCCTCTGCCTGCCTCACCTGGTGGCCCTCACAGGTAAACCTCGCCGC includes:
- the rhobtb2b gene encoding rho-related BTB domain-containing protein 2 translates to MGTSSSFQSTTLATPMHPFTSLRSQFTTSDMDYERPNVETIKCVVVGDNAVGKTRLICARACNATLTQYQLLATHVPTVWAIDQYRVCQEVLERSRDVVDDVSVSLRLWDTFGDHHKDRRFAYGRSDVVVLCFSTANPNSLFHVKTMWYPEIKHFCPRAPVILVGCQLDLRYADLEAVNRARRPLARPIKSNEILAPEKGREVAKELGVPYYETSVVAQFGVKDVFDNAIRAALISRRHLQFWKSHLRNVQRPLLQAPFLPPKPPPPLITVPAPPSTPDEHPGRLLEDPLCADVVLVLQEHQRIFAHKVYLATASSKFYDLFLADVRAEGEAAGQQQQQQQQQPAGREPPTRAASFDACESGEEAGGRVGLRACISDGTLIGGDADGDQDAGHSGRLPSSWGRAFVGIQREMVDDPTTHMTRPMTVVCMDPSVLASPFRVVLRYLYTGQLDEHERDLMHIAHIAELLEVFDLRMMVANILNNEAFMNQEITKAFHVRRTNRVKECLAKGTFSDVVFKLDDGTVQAHKPLLISSCDWMAAMFGGPFVESCTKEVLFPNTTRSSMQAVLEYLYTGRFCSRPDLDAMELIVLANRLCLPHLVALTELYTVTVLKETASTGTDIDGDVLLYLEMAQFHCAYQLTDWCLHHICTNYNNVCRKFPRDMRAKSTENLDYFEKHRWPPVWYLKEDDHYQRARKEREKEDYLYQRRQSKRKWVLWNLPSPTNPSSSPSASSSSSSAII